The genomic stretch AGCTCACTTATGACCGCATTTATGTCCGCCTTCTTGCTCGCCGGAACAGGAACCAGCTCTGCCACGGGTATACCGTGCTTTGTGATGGTAATGCGTTCTCCCCTTGAGACCCTCTCGAGAAGCCTGGGTAGATGGGTCTTGGCTTCATAAGCGCCAACTGTACTCATGACAGCTCTCCATTTAGACTAGTTTTAAACTAGTCTAAAATACAACCACTGGCCGGTCAACCAGAAAATGAGAAGTGCTGAATTACGGGTGGAGCCGCCAAGCACCCTCCCAGCAAAAAGAGAAAGTTATGCAATGCACCTTGAATGTCCGCCATAGTCACGCCGTGGTGTGACAAGGACGGGATGCCCTGCATCTA from Deltaproteobacteria bacterium encodes the following:
- a CDS encoding type II toxin-antitoxin system Phd/YefM family antitoxin, which produces MSTVGAYEAKTHLPRLLERVSRGERITITKHGIPVAELVPVPASKKADINAVISELRSLRQNLTLKGLSIKEMIEEGRRY